One stretch of Schlesneria sp. DSM 10557 DNA includes these proteins:
- a CDS encoding DUF1549 and DUF1553 domain-containing protein encodes MMLSTTKLNGQPSIRRCVRAMAGLVLLLPLVADSSVLQVAAAEEPIRTRGADIVVQEINRLIRETWKDNEVEPSPVADDAEWIRRVYLDIVGHIPAVEDVEKFLADKDKAKRAQLIDRLLDDPGYTRNWTTIWTNLCIGQQTPRRVSRTGMQKFFREAFGKNRPWNEIVSDLVTAEGHYEENGAANFLLAQMQDQDDGIQMTAKTTRLFMGMQVQCTQCHDHPFNDWKQDQFWQFNSFFRQTAKVDHRRFDQKTGQMVDDFSEIVERDFSGPVYFEKRSGLMKVAYPSYFGVDINPDSTTDRRRELAKLMTVGDRPMIALAYINRLWAHFFGYGFTNPIDDIGSHIPVTHPELFDRLADEFVKSGYNCKQAIRWIANSEAYNLTSRTTKKNAQDNPAIGEAALFTHVYVKPMTAEQLYDSLIVATNAHKSGRSGWEQAEVQRHAWLQSFVQTFGTDEGDEATSFDGTIPQALMMMNGPLVQDAVSVKPGSYLHQLLTGKGTDNHKIQRLYLSALSRMPNKAEIAAAQRFLNSNQDPLTVYQDLFWALLNSNEFIINH; translated from the coding sequence GTTCGTGCAATGGCGGGGCTTGTCCTGTTGTTGCCACTCGTGGCAGATTCGTCGGTGCTGCAGGTTGCTGCGGCGGAAGAGCCGATCAGGACGCGCGGTGCAGACATCGTGGTGCAGGAAATCAATCGCCTGATCCGCGAGACGTGGAAAGACAACGAGGTCGAACCTTCTCCGGTGGCGGATGATGCGGAATGGATTCGACGCGTTTACCTCGACATTGTCGGGCACATTCCCGCTGTCGAAGACGTCGAAAAGTTTCTGGCAGACAAAGACAAGGCCAAGCGGGCCCAACTGATCGACCGGTTGCTGGATGATCCGGGATATACCCGCAACTGGACCACCATCTGGACTAATCTGTGCATCGGACAGCAGACGCCACGCCGTGTGAGCCGAACCGGGATGCAGAAGTTCTTTCGTGAGGCGTTCGGCAAGAATCGTCCCTGGAATGAGATCGTCAGTGATCTGGTGACCGCGGAAGGTCACTATGAAGAGAACGGGGCAGCGAATTTTCTGCTCGCCCAGATGCAGGATCAGGATGATGGCATCCAGATGACCGCCAAGACGACCCGGCTGTTCATGGGGATGCAGGTTCAGTGCACTCAGTGCCATGACCATCCCTTCAACGATTGGAAGCAGGATCAGTTCTGGCAGTTCAACAGTTTCTTCCGTCAGACCGCCAAGGTCGATCACCGCAGGTTCGATCAGAAGACGGGACAGATGGTCGACGACTTCTCGGAAATTGTCGAACGCGACTTTTCCGGGCCTGTCTATTTTGAAAAACGGAGCGGCCTGATGAAGGTGGCTTATCCATCTTATTTCGGTGTCGACATCAATCCCGACAGCACCACCGATCGGCGCCGCGAACTGGCCAAACTGATGACGGTTGGGGATCGCCCGATGATTGCTCTGGCCTACATCAATCGCTTGTGGGCTCACTTCTTCGGCTATGGCTTTACCAACCCGATCGACGATATCGGGTCGCATATTCCGGTGACCCACCCCGAACTGTTCGACCGGCTTGCGGATGAATTTGTGAAGAGTGGATACAACTGCAAGCAGGCGATCCGCTGGATCGCGAACAGCGAAGCCTACAACCTGACAAGTCGGACGACGAAGAAGAACGCCCAGGATAACCCTGCCATTGGCGAAGCGGCCCTCTTTACTCATGTCTATGTGAAGCCAATGACGGCAGAGCAGCTTTATGACTCGCTGATCGTCGCCACGAATGCTCACAAATCCGGACGGTCGGGCTGGGAACAGGCCGAGGTTCAGCGACATGCGTGGCTGCAGTCGTTCGTGCAGACCTTCGGAACCGATGAAGGGGACGAAGCCACTTCCTTCGACGGCACGATTCCTCAAGCGCTGATGATGATGAATGGACCTCTGGTCCAGGACGCCGTCAGTGTGAAACCGGGCAGTTATCTGCATCAGTTGCTGACAGGCAAGGGGACCGACAATCACAAGATCCAGCGGCTTTATCTGTCTGCCCTCAGCCGGATGCCGAATAAGGCCGAGATTGCAGCCGCCCAACGCTTTTTGAACAGTAACCAGGATCCCCTGACGGTCTATCAGGATCTGTTCTGGGCACTGCTCAATTCGAACGAGTTCATCATCAATCACTGA